From the genome of Apostichopus japonicus isolate 1M-3 chromosome 17, ASM3797524v1, whole genome shotgun sequence:
GATATCGATCTACCAGTAGAACTACGCGAAACACTTTCATACACTTTATTAATGAACGGTATCTCCCGAAACATGATGATGAGAAATGATGTGAAGTCAAAATAGTTCTTTTATTGAATTTTGAGCAGCTCTTTAAGGGTGCATTGAATCACGGTCCCAGTGAGACTGCGGAGATAAAGTAACGTTTCTTCTAAATGTTATGTTTCTGTGTACGCCTCTATTGTAGTTTGGTAGTCAAACATATTGTTTCCATGGAATAATTTGTTGATGTAATTTACTCCAGTGACAAAACTGAAACACTATTTCTTAGTTACTCGTAGATGTAGTTCTGAAAGACTGCAAAAACGTCGATGGCTCTCGAATGAGTCCAAGCTTGCACGACAAGATACGTCGAAAAACATCTCTGAATAAAGGATGCTTTAACCCATAAATGACTGGATTCACGCAACAGTTAGCGACGAGGAAAACTGATACCCACGGGATAGCAGGATAACTGCCTATTTTGACACAGGTAATTACAAAAGGCATGCAGCAGATGACATAAGAACATACCACCAAACACATGTTCTTCGTCACCTGCACTTGTCTCTTAAAGGCAACTGATTGACCATTGACTTTGTTGTCCTGCTCAGTTTTCTGACTCGAGAAAAGCTCGCGATTTTTCGCTCGAAGAAAGCGATAGATTTTCACGTAACAAGTAACGATTATTATCAAACATGGAATCCCTACGAGAACACTGCTGATAAATGAGTAAACTTCAGACAGAGGGTGAGTTGAGTCCGCTGAACATATCTTGTACCGCTGGGAGTATCCTATTCCTCCAAGGCCACACAAAGGAGGAACAGTAACCAGTAAGATCGGAATGACCCACGAGGAAGCCAGCATAAGAATAATATTTCTCTTCGAATATAGGTGATCGTAGTAACCGCGAGGTTTAGTTATTAATATGAAACGGTTAAAGGAGATTAAGGCGAGATTGACGATGCTGCTGCCAAGCCCGACCCAAACAACAACTGCAATAAAAGAGCAGAACTTCTCTGATAGTGGCCAAGTATCGTTCAACAAAGCAACAACTTGGAACGGAAGCACGAGACATGTCGTCAGGTCCGAACACGCCAAATTAACGACAAATGCATTTGTCTTGGTTTGTAGCCTTTTGGAGAAGGATACAGCAACCATGACCAGAATATTACCGGGGATACCGATCGCCGCGACCAGTGCAGCGAATACTGCGAGGATCGTTCTCTGCAGTGGATCCTCAAAAACGAAACCAGGTGAATCTGTTGTTGACATGATAGTTACCTCCAGGTTCGTCATTTTCTTCGTTCCCAACAGATTTGAATAGTTCAGTCGATGATGAAAAGCATCTTTTAGAGAAAGATGTGGAAATGTTTCACGAAACAATCAGGTGTTATTTCACAGTGCAACATTATGGTGATAAAGGAGTGTTAGCttagtggttaacgctggtgcctttcaatcataaggtcccgagtttgagtcactccaagattaatgtatgtcgtccagttacagagttgttgacaattgacaatccaTAATCATgtacgttaaatatgaatctaaaagACTGATTTCgatcagcttgtggctttgataagccaatgatggcttctatgcgagttcctgcttgctggaggatctaaaatacatacatacagtatgcggCTTGCATTGCAATCGGTGTCTGTTATATACTTCCTTCTCTGTGCGATGTATGTCCTAGGCAGCAAAGTGCTGCACAACACTTGATGGAACACCTATATAAACTCGTTTCGGAAATGGTTTGTATTTACATTTCAGGACAGACATAAACCATCGTGGTAGTTACAGTGGTGTCACATGCGAGTTCATACAGCACTCAATGTAAAAAATGAGCATAAATCAGTCTTATAATCTTTTAGTAGGGAACAACACCGGCCGTCTTGGCAGTGTTATCGTCGAGTACTATATGCGAGTGCCAAGTACATCCGACATTGAGGTTCCGAGGGCAGCTTGCCATATTTGGAGTTCTATGGTTTGGGATCCAAGTACAAGTGTCGTAATACACCTGTTTAGAATCCGAGTGTACTGACCTAGTTTACGATATAGTTTTGATACAGCAGGATTGACTCTTTGAGAGACAATTTGAAACTCGGAGACGCTTCCATGCACCAATCATGTTAGTGTTACTCACGTTGAATCGACACACGGACCTTTGATCTCCCTCAACTATTGTCTCTTTAATATGGCCCTTCGATGAAGATGtgattgattttaatattgattgatTTCTATCAATGCCTCAATGTGCTTTTCTGTCGATTGGGGACATCTCTATGTCATTACTTTATCTACGACAATTGTGGCCAGTCTCGTGATGGGCTATGTGAGGACAGGGAGGAATTGATCAATGGAATCAAAGGCAGGTTTGGCTATGAGAGGACAGGGAGGAAACGACTACTGTAAATAGGCAGGTGTGGCTTTGAATGATCACTGTAAAAAGGAAGATGTGGCTATGAGAGGACAGGGAGGAAATGATAAATAGAAACAGGCAGGTGTGGCTATGAAACGATCACTAGAAACAGGCATGTGTGGCTATGAGAGGACAGGGAGGAAATGATCAATGGAAACAGGCAGGTGTGGCTATGAGAGGACAGGGAGGAAACGATCACAGGAAACAGGCAGGTGTGGCTATGAGAGGACAGGGAGGAAATGATCAATAGAAACAGGCAGGTGTGGCTATGAAATGATCACTGGAAACAGGCAGGTGTGGCTATGAGAGGACAGGGAGGAAACGATCACTGGAAACAGGCAGGTGTGGCTATGAGAGGACAGTGAGGAAACGATCACAGGAAACAGGCAGGTGTGGCTATGAGAGGACAGGGAGGAAATGATCAATGGAAACAGGCATGTGTGGCTATGAAATGATCACTGGAAACAGGCAGATGTGGCTATGAGAGGACAGGGAGGAAACGATCACAGGAAACAGGCAGGTGTGGCTATGAGATGATCACTGGAAACAGGCAGGTGTGGCTATGAGAGAACAGGGAGGAAACGATCACAGGAAACAGGCAGCTGCAGCTATGAGAGGACAGGGAGGAAACGATCACAGGAAACAGGCAGGTGTGGCTATGAGTATGAGAGGACAGGGAGGAAATGATCACTGGAAACAGGCATGTGAGGCTGTGAGAGGACAGGGAGGAAATGCCTTCAGTCATTCTTTGCATTGCATTGATGACAGAACTATATAGACACTTACGGCATGTCTCCGAACTTTCCGTATCATGAGCATGTTTGCTTTATCAGAAGAAAAGTTCTGAAATGAATGAGAATTATTACATTCAAGATGGGTAACCAATTCTCCGCTCCTCTGCTCAAAAATAACACAGTTTTGATTCGAACACTCCATTTTTCGTAACCGGAATACCCGTACAGATATCTTTCAACGTCTATATATGTGACGCATACTCAACGCAATATTCAATCTACATATCAAACAGATACACAGGGGCTGGTTTCCAAACGTttccagttggagaacactacGGAGGCCGACATGTACTAAGAGTCTACTCGACTTGCACACACATATGTGATGATATTATATGGCACAGCGCCCTCACTTCAACCGGCATCGCAGTGTTTCCACTAAGAAGTATTATGAAGTCTTacattgaaaatttgaaagctAAAAAAATGACAAACACTTCTTTTCTCGAATTGCTATAggtgtttgtatttgttttatcattccTATACTGGTTCAATTACGAGTACTCAACATGACCATTGATCATACCGTCAAACAAAAAATTTACCCCATTACacattaattttatattcctAGATGATGTAATAATTTCCACATTAAAGTAACACAGCAGTTGGTGGTAAAGTCATTCTTCAAAACAGGATGAACATAGAACGAGCTTTGAAGCTGATTTTTGTTCCAATATGATTTCTTCCTGTTGTCTTTCCATTGACATAACTTTTGCTCTGGACCGATCTAAACTATCTAAAAATGAGACTGACCATTATGTCCTGTGTATTCCAGCTTGTCGCTATTATATAGCAGAAGAGTAAATCTATAAGGAACAATCAGTTATGCATGAGGGATACACACTTAGTACCTGTCGTTCGGCCGGTTATGATGCATGAGGGATACACATTTTGTACGGGTTGTTCGGCCGGCTGTGATGAATGAGGGATACCCACTTAGTACGGGTCGTTCGGCCGGATTTGATGCATGATACACACTTAGTATCAGAGGAACGATGCGATTGCCACGTTTGTCTAGTTGCATGTGATATGCTGCTATATAGATGGCACTGAAGTATGTTTCACATATATTCCATCATTGCGCCCtcaatttaacatttattttttaggTCGTGACTGCTTGCCCTTTGCAAGTGTAGCACGGGCTTTTATTAGTTTTCGTCACTTTATAGCACATGTTGAGCAGAGACATGAGTTTAATTTCAACTGGCATATACTACACACCGTATTGAATCCTTGGACTACAGGACACTTGCAAAATGTATCCAACATGATAGTTTCAATGTTGCTCAAGAAGAGATGGAAGTATAAATTTGAACGTTTGTGTCAGCACCCGTCACCAACGATTCCCAATATGATTTGGCTCACGTTCACTTGGACTGATTTTTAAACCATCTGTAGCGTCACACTTACCATCCAAGTATCAAGACTTTCGGCTCTTTACTTTAACTGTACATTGCTCTACTTGCTGTGTGCTGCCACCACTTTACCGACGGGATATATTTGCGACATGACGTCACAAACACAAATTGTGGGAAGTTAGACGCAATCACCCATTACCTCCTTCCTGCTTTATGTTTCCGCAAAATTGTAAAACTTATTTAAGCAGATGAATTTAACAGTTCTATAAAATAGTCAGTTTTAGTGCGACGGAAAGTCCCAAGAGTGAATGATCGACTTGACCTATTTTTGACCACGGTGGTTCATGACACATAGGTAAGATACTCTGGGGTGGgtagggtgggtggggtggaagGATCGTTTATTGAGAGGATTGAAGCTAATCTAGGCAGGGGGTGGGTCTTATGTTGAGAGGATTGAAGCTAATCCGGGAAGGGGGTGGGTCTTATGTTGATGAGAGGATTGAAGCTCTGGCACAAACGACCATATTTTAAGAAAATGTGTGGACGTGTCACTATAAGTTTCATGAAGTGAACGGAAACTTCAATATGAAATAACGTTATGGAAAGAAAGGCGTAGGCTTCGGAAATGAGGGGCAGGGACAGAGCACAACTCTAACACATTTGTGAAGTGTATTATGTACCCTCACCTAATACAAATGGATTCTATGTCGACGATGGGTCATTCAGTCGAATAACATTGGATACTTTGGATCAGCAACACGAGTGACAGGCAATCAAATACCCACATTCATAGGTCATGAAAAGCTGTTATCCAGAACGTTATAAGACCTGAAGACTTTTAAATTGACTGTTAAAGTTGTTTGCTAATATCGCCTGTTGCGTATCGCAGGTAGAAATCTCATGGGTAAGACGCCACCAGCATTGCTACCTCGTATATGTTTTCTTAAAACAATCATTATGTACTAGATAAAGTTGATTTCTACGTCGAGGTCCTTAAGTATACTTCTTGTCAGGATGTTTTCTTAAAACAATCATTATGTACTAGATAAAGTTGATTTCTACGTCGAGGTCCTTAAGTATACTTCTTGTCAGGATGTTTTCGGAGATTTAACAgcttgttaagtaatcatcgAAACCCATACGCCTTCATATTAGCTTAAAGCAATACATTGTACGTCCAAATGGTAGTACAATACTCGACTTATAACACAAACCACGGATCGCAATctcttaatttaatttaaaaaagaacGGACACGGTATTATCATGCTATATAAACAGAATTTCAAAGTTCCCTGCATTAAAGGCAAAAATCGTGATTATtcatggaggaggggtgggggaggggtggggaaggggtgggggaggggaggggtgggggtgggggaggaggaggaggagggaggaggaggaaggaggTATACCTATCAGTCCGTATGGGCGATTATATCATCATGCTTTGTGAAACGTATATTAATCGGTACACTGAGAGGTAAGTATCTAATAAAAATATCTAATAAAAATATCTTATAATGATAGTAATACTCAGATCCGCTGTTGCCACATCAAGTGGTTGGCTCTGTTACAATAGAGGTATCCACTTAGTGTGTGCTAAAAGCTTGCATCTGTGGGTTACCTTTGCCGCACGACCTATAGTGGTAAGTGGTTTTAATCATGTGTGAAACTATACTCAATGAAAATAACATCTGTAGTAGAATACCAAGGAAACTCACATAGTATGGTCTCAGTCATATGACTGAGACCATACTATGAGTTATTATAGCGGTATCATGATATATAGCTATACATAGCTGTATAGCTGTATACTATGAATAACAAACCTGACATGTTTACAGCTATACAGCTATAATAACTCATAGTATACAGCTATGCAGCTATACAGCTATGTAGCAATACAGCCATACGGCTATAATAGGCCATAGTATACAGCTATACAGCCATACGGCTATAATAATATCACATGGTGTCGATGCCGGCTATCTGTATCTTTTAGATGGTTTGGTCACAATGATACAATAAGGTCACACCAAACGCAGAGTGCAGCATTAATGCATACCGTGCAATGATGATTTTCTCCCAATCTTAAACCATCAAGACCCTCCTTGATATTGTGTTTGTGCTATGAAGTAGTTACTTACACATCCGTTGAGGAAGTCgaatgttttcaaaagtttacAAGGCTGTTGATGATTTGAATTTCTTAATTTACCACATCTTGGAGACGGTTTATGTTGTAGATATTGACATAATATGAGTCACGCTACAATTAGAATAACTGCTCTACAAACTGATGTCATCTAAAGGTCAGATCCGCCAATTATTCATGGACGAAGACAAGAGCCTTAATCAGGGAATCAAGATAGTTCTCTGtctttgtttcttgtttctAGTCTCTTTTTTCTCAATTCGTTTTTCTCATTTCTTGGAGAAGCCATCTTGGCTATGTCTCCCTTATGACCAAGTTTGATTTACTTCGTTATTTCCTCTAATTTTGGTTGCCAAGGAGAGAGGAGGTCGGAAGAAGGGCCCAAACCCCAGACTGATAAAAGAAATGGTCCGCCATTTCCCGTTCCCATAGTTTCATAATGCATTACCAAACATTCAAATTAAGCCGTTATTGACTGAATCGGCTTTTTACGATTGATGTAGAATGAAATACCAGCCTACATGTCTTAAGGCTGATCTCGTTTCAAATTCTTCTTCAGTTTGTTCAGAACCTCACTGAGGtgataatataaaacataataacataataactgAAGCACAGATGTAGAGGAAGGTTTCGTATTATAAACCACCTGCCattgaaatttatatttattaacgGCGTCAACGAAAATAAAGTTCAAAATTCAGTCGGAGAAACAGACTTAAAGAGATTAAGTTCTAGTAGGTAAGCAATATAAAACATGTATTGAAGAGGGACAAATAAATCCCACTGTCTCAGCACATATATGTTGACCTTTAATGATATGATtcattgaatgtaacctatttgaCGGGCTATATCATATCCTTACTTCAGCTGGGCAGTGAATTGTCTCTGTCTACACCACAGGTATAATGTGACGTCATGATCTTCACATTAGCTTTACTTAAACTGATACAACAGTTTTGTTGATGATTTATTCCAGAAATGTCATCTCCTTGGAATGTTGGAAGTTTGCAATGCTTGTTTGGTTGTCAATATTCCCTTTAGTTTAAAATCTCATCAAGGTGCAACTTATTTGTGAAATATTCAATTTCCTGTGAAATATTCATTTCTAGACTGAGACAATTTCCACCATCCTTCACTCGGAACACAGTGAAGGAATTTGCGAAATTCAAAAAATGCATAGATTATTCTCTACTTTCTTTGGTAGATAATAAAATTCACTGTGGCCAACCTTTAAAAAAAGTAACATCTTCGCGACGCACACTTGCATGAGGTTGTCGGTTTGATCTTGATATACAAAATAAATCCAGGAATTTTGTTAGAAAAATACTTTAGCCTGTACTAAAAGATTCTTGTAAAACTAGAGAGATTCCGACATTGCTAATGTCGTTGCATTCGTCTGTAATCATATTCCAAAGTAGTGAATATATCTGAATGAAACGAACAGGGGAGTGGTACTGAATTCATGAGAGAGCCTATTCATTCCCTGGCTGTCCATCTCACTGGTTACACATTAAATTACCGTGACAAGTGAATACTACTAACCTTATCTtttacccaacacactataatCTTTGCACTTAGAGAATACTTACTCAAGTCGTTTAATTTCCTGGTAATCAAAATGGGGGTCGCGACATTTCAGGCCTGCCTAAAAAATATTGAAGGGTTGCCAAACACGTCGGAAGAAAAGAATTGAGATATCTGtggagaaaaaaatggaaaactctTGAACATATAAATAACTTCAAATGTTGCATATTATAACACCATTTTAAAATTAAGCACCCTTAAGCGGGGGATACCTTCACCCCGTAAAGCCCAGCACCAGGCCATAACATTCGCCATTAGAGGCTCGCCATGATAAAGGTGGGTCACGAAGCAAGCAGAACGCTGGAAATACCAGGCTGGGCTTTAATTGACAGTGGACAATCAAACTGATTGATGGCTTCCTGTTATGCATTGCATTGATTATAAGTTTACCTAAATTAATTGGTATTAAAGCAGCCTCTCTTTTATACTACTTCTGCTGgataaatatttttcattacattGAATCCAACCCTCTAGTCCAGCAAATTAAAGATTCTTCCTTTATAGTACTCCGCTCGAAACGTGTGTGGAGTTAATTTCTAGATAATCTAATAATGTGCAAGTTAAGCTAATACATTCTTCTCTTATTCGTATGACATTGTAGGACATTGCTTTTTATGTCTATAGCTTCGCATCATTTCGAACCCTCTTTGTTTGGATGTTACTTTCAGAGAGCGCGGAAGCCGTTTCAAtcttggggtggagggggggggggacaaacgTCGAGAGTCAGTGGGGcttgtgattttgatttttggaGCAAGCAACAAAAACACATCAGTActaatttatattttctgtattATATACCATGTTGTTATTAAACATGACCAGCACAGTTCGATATAGGTGGCAATGCTTATATCGAAACAACGACCTTCCTTTACTATTTATGATGAATACATTTTATACATTACATTTCCTTAAGCACTCAGAATTCCTCTCTACGATTAACGGATATAATGAGTGTGTATTATGTAATAAACCATACGCTATAATTTCTTTAATTAATGAGCGAGTCATCGTCAAATGAGATGGGTGTCTTTCAGGGCGTTCCTctgaaaacaaaagttaatattCAGTATATTTTCCATCAGAATTAGTTCAAATGGTTTTATTCCACGCAGGGTGTTCAATTATCTATAGCAATGAGCCATATTCCATAAAAAACAGGTAAACATTGTGTAACTAAGTTTAACTTAACGAAAAATGGTGGTTGCACAACAGCTGAGACTAAACACCGATACACATATAGCCGACATCCATCCAGAATGTGCACTTATATGGCCTACATCTATCCAGACTTATCCAGAAAAAAAGTACATATATATCCTACACATATCCAGACTTAGTACATACATGGCCTACATCTATCCAGACTTAAATTGAGGTTTTGTACTTATACCcgtaaaaatgaaaatcaagtACTCCTAGTCCTACTGTAGTAGTGACATCGTACGTCTTGTACCTACTAGTAATTGAGACATTGTACTCTCGATAACACTCATAGAaatgaacgatttaaagagtaaaaagtcagtcacatcctttaagaagtggttttgtaaggaaataatagctagttactgactaaaactaaattatacctgtatgtaattactatatatatatattgaacatttaatttgtacttatatctatgtatgtattcatacacatatatatattttgtttttttcttttcttttctttcttcagggagtcttccacattgttaagcttttaagctttatgtaagacttccctccactttgtacttttgtggcaaacaaataaataaataaataaataaaggacATTGTATGTCTTTAACTGATATTCGTATTTTACTATTTTTGAGTGggaaaaattcaaaaaaagTTCATGAAATATGACTTAAGATGATTGGTTATCTATTTACAGGTCAAAGGATTAATCTGAATAATAACAATGACGTGTTTCGTTTTCCGTTGATAAAGTTCGAGGTTATTTCGAGGCTGTTATTCTGCAGCTGAGTGAAATTTTTCTCTCAACTAGTGCTACTatctaacaacaacaacatggaGTCTCTTTGTCATCCTGTAGTTCGTCACAACAACGGCACTCCATTCGAAACACAACATCCGGTTTGGCAAGTGCATGTATTTTGTTTGATGGCATAAAGGTCAATATAGATCGTTTCTGGTTGTGACCGTTTCATGGAATAGATTGGAGACAATGCCTTTACAAGATGTCGATATGCGTAACAACGCACTGATCTCTACACTAACGAGATTAGTGGTAACAACGCGCTGACAACTATTATTTTACCATATTGTACCATGTCATACCATTCCGGTGATGTACTGCTTATACTGTTAATAGTATCCAGCTGCAGGCGTGAGATTTCCCAATAGAGACAGCGGAATTTCCCTCAGTTCCTTCTCTCGTCCAATACCTTTCAGATAAGGGGGCGTAACCATCATATTATTAATAGGGGAGTGGTGTTTTGTCGCCCAGGGTGGGGTATTAGTGGATGGGtggcccctcccctttgagaaatgaaGGGTGCTttaatgcaaaatggtgctatattttgaatttttggaTTGTTGGGTAATATTTTGCCTGCCAGTAGGGGATTAGCCCCTGATGTTGAACtgaatcccccctccccttcccctccccctgcccctcgCAGAGGTATACGTGGAGTGCTCCCCCTGACGGTGTATGATAGTGCTAAAGGCCGCTATACCACCTTGCACACgcgataactcaaaaagtacggTACAACATGGCTGAACTTCATTCTTGGTATGTAGCACCCCCTTATACTGAGAACACGATTTCTTTGAACTTGGCggaggtcaaggtcatttgaggtcaacacaGATCGAACTCTTAATACCTTGCAAACCTGATAAATCAAAATGTAAAGCTTTAATTCAACTTTATATTTGGTATTTAGATCCATATTGAGGTATATTATCcaatatatattatcaattttAAAGAGAACAAAAGTCCATATGTTCTCTGTTATGATGAAAGGTCATTAGAGGTCAACATAATTCATTTGCTAATaatcttgtaaacacaaaaACTCATAAATAACTAAGTATGTATGTACTTGATGGTTGATGTATAGGTCCGAattattgcaacaacaaaaaaactttaTTAATTGATCAGTGGTTGTAAGTAACGGTCAACATTTCACTGACAGTCT
Proteins encoded in this window:
- the LOC139985211 gene encoding G-protein coupled receptor moody-like; the encoded protein is MTNLEVTIMSTTDSPGFVFEDPLQRTILAVFAALVAAIGIPGNILVMVAVSFSKRLQTKTNAFVVNLACSDLTTCLVLPFQVVALLNDTWPLSEKFCSFIAVVVWVGLGSSIVNLALISFNRFILITKPRGYYDHLYSKRNIILMLASSWVIPILLVTVPPLCGLGGIGYSQRYKICSADSTHPLSEVYSFISSVLVGIPCLIIIVTCYVKIYRFLRAKNRELFSSQKTEQDNKVNGQSVAFKRQVQVTKNMCLVVCSYVICCMPFVITCVKIGSYPAIPWVSVFLVANCCVNPVIYGLKHPLFRDVFRRILSCKLGLIREPSTFLQSFRTTSTSN